The DNA window AGTCAGGAATGACTGTAGTTCCGTTGTAGAGAGCTGTTGATCGCTCACCAGATAAGCTGCCAGTTCCTTATCCCCATCTTTATTATTGATCGGTATTACTACTGCGCTGGAAAGACCTGGATATGTCAGCAGCACATTTTCGATTTCACCGGGTTCTATACGATACCCTCTGATCTTCACCTGCTCGTCTTTTCTGCCGATAAATTGTATTTGTCCGTCGGGAAGCCACCTGCCGATGTCACCGGTCTTATACATGCGTTGTCCGGGGCGGAACGGATTAGGAACGAACTTCCGGGCTGTGAGCTGCGGATTATTGAGATACTGCCTGGCCAGACCTGCGCCGCTGATGCAGATTTCTCCCGGAATGCCTATCGGACAAAGCTGCCCCTGCGGAGAGAGGATAAAAATCTCTATGCCGTAGATGGGTTTGCCGATGAGGACAGGGGTATGTTCATCAAGTTCTTTTACGATACAACCTACAGTTGTTTCCGTAGGTCCGTATTCGTTATAGACTTTTACCTGTGGGTTGAGCAGTTTAAGTGTACGTACTTGTTCTGCCGTTACCTGTTCACCTCCGAGAATAGCCGTGTGGATGGCTGTTTTGGCAAGGTTCAGCTGTGCGATCATGTTCACATGCGAAGGCGTGACCTTTATCGCATTTACACCGCTGCGCGGATTACAGCATTGCTGCAGTACGGTGGCAACATCCAGTTGTTGATTGTACACGGTTATCCTTCCACCGGACGTGAGCGGAGAGAATATGCTGGTAATAGACAGATCGAAGGAGATAGAAGTAAAGAGCGCAAAGTGAGGTGCCTTGCTGTTATGGAAGTAGTAAGCATTGGCCCATTGAATATAATGGGATAGGTTGGCATGAGTCATGGCACAACCTTTAGGCTGCCCGGTAGATCCGGAAGTATAGATCACGTAAGCAAGGTTATCACCGGGGATATCAGTCCAAACAATCTTATCTGCTTCCGGAAGTCCATCCAGCTGGGCATCTACCGCAAACACCGGTCCCTGATAATAATCAATATCAAAAATGTAGTCTGTCTGAGTAATCAGCAATACTGCGGCTGCATCCTGTATGATATACTGTTTGCGCGCAGGAGGATACACGGGGTCTACCGGCACAAAGGCGGCTCCGGTCTTTAAAACCGCCAGCATGGCAATGATGGTCTTTTCGGAGCGGTCCATCATGAGTGCTACACGCTGGTCCGGCTGGATATTGTGCTGTGTTTTGATGTAAAATGCCAGTCGGTCAGAAGCCTTTTCCAGCTGTAGATAGGAGAGAGCGGTGTTTTCAAATATGACAGCCGTGGCTTGGGGATGTTGTTTTACCTGCTTTCTGAATAACGTTAATACATCAGTAAGGCCTTCATAGAGGGCAGGAGTGGTATTGAACGCTTTTAGTAATTGTTGCTGTTCTGCTTTTGGAATATAGGAAAGCTGGGCGATAGCCTTATCAGGCATGCTGATACCCGCTATCATCAATTCTTCCAGCTGGGTAAACATACGATGGATGGTCGCTTCTTCAAACAAATCAGTGTTATACTCCATCAGCAGGTCCAGTCCTTCTGCCGATTCCATAAAAATAAAGGTGAGGTCGAATTTGCTGACTGCTGGCGCGTCTGCCTGATATTTGCTGATGGTCAGTCCGGATAACTGTTGCTGGACATTGGTTTTTTCTTTGTTATAATGATAGTCGATCAGCACATCAAACAGTGGGCTTCGGCTCAGATCTCTCTGTAAGTTCAGGGCATCCGGTAGTTGATCAAAAGGAAATGCCTGATGCTGGTAGGCCGTTGTAGTGACTTGTTTGGCTTGTTGGAGGAGTTCAGCAAAAGAAGTGTTTTCGTTTAGCTGTATGCGTAATGCAAGGGTATTAAGATAAAACCCGATCTGTTCCGTCAGGTCTGCATGCTCCCTGCCGGCAACGGGGCTGCCGATGATAATATCTTCCTGGTTGCTGTTGCGATGCAGCAAGGCTGTAACGCCTGCCAGCAGGCCCATGAACAGGGTTGAACTTTGCTCGAGGCAAAGGGATTGTAGCGCCGCTGCCACTTTAGGTGCAACAGGTTTAATGATACTGTTGCCGTTATAGGTTTTGAGTGCAGGCCTGGGTTTGTCAAGCGGTAGTTCCAGCACGGGCAAAGGCGCCTGTAACTGCTGCAGCCAGTATTGCCGATGCTGCTCCTGTGTTTCGCCACTAAGTTGCTGCTGCTGCCAGCAGGCATAGTCTTTATATTGTATAGCCAGCGGCTGTAACTCCATCTGCTGGCCGGTGATAGCGCTATTGTAAAACTGTAGCAGTTCCTTAATCAGGATGTCCATAGACCATCCATCACTACAGATATGATGCATCAGATAGGTGAATACCCATTTATCATCAGCGAGCTGGTATAAGGCGGCGCGCAGCAGTGGTCCGTTTTTCAGGTCAAACGGTTGCCGGAGATTCTGTTGTACATGCTGGTCTACCAGTTGCGGCATGGCACGGAGGTCTAGTATGCTAACAGCGAAGGTGCTTGCTTTTTCTACGGAAAGTACCAGCTGTCTGGGTTCTCCCTGTTCGTTCTGCACAAATACGGTACGCAGACTTTCATGCCTGGCTATCAGGTTGTTAAAGGCGGTGTTGAGTGCATCGATACGAAGGCTGCCTTCGAACAGAAACACCCCGGGCATATGATAGGCCACACTGCTTTCGGGGAACTGGCTGAGTACCCAGAGTCTGTGCTGGGAAGACGATAGCGGATAATCTGCCTGAGGGGCAGCGGGCGTAATATTATTAAATGAGATGCTGTTGGCTGCCGCTACAAACATTGCTTGTTGTTGCAATGTTGTTCGGGCAAAAATATCCTTGAGGTCTACTTTAATTTTAAAAGTTCGCTGCAGCTGGTTGGCTAAACGGATGGCCGAGAGGCTATGTCCCCCAAGGTCGAAGAAACTGTCCAGCATACTTATTTTTTCTTTTCCGAGAACTTCCTGCCAGATGCTGACCAGTTGTTGTTCCGTTTCGTTGGCCGGAGCTACGTATACGGCGCGGCCGGAAGTTTGTTCAGTAGGAGAAGGTAATCCGGACTTGTCGACTTTCCCGTTGTGGGTAAGGGGCAGTGTTTCCAACTGAATGAAATAACCAGGATGCATATACGCCGGCAGCTGTGTAGCCAGGAATGACTGTATATCGGCTGTAGATAGTGTCCGTTGGCTGGTAAAATAGGCTGCCAGTTCTTTGTCACCCTCTTTATTATTTACCGCAATGACTACTACCTCACTAATGTTCGGATATGTCAGCAACACATTTTCAATTTCACCGGGTTCTATGCGGTAGCCTCTGATCTTTACCTGTTCGTCTTTTCTGCCGATGAATTGTATTTGTCCATCAGGGAGCCATCTGCCGAGGTCACCGGTTTTGTACATGCGTTGTCCCGGGCGGAATGGATTAGGAATAAATTTTTGTGCGGTGAGTGGTGGATTATTGAGATACTGCCTTGCCAGACCTGCGCCACTGATGCAGATTTCCCCGGGTATACCTACCGGACAAAGCTGCCCCTGCGGAGAGAGAATGAAGATCTCTATGCCGTAGATGGGTTTGCCGATGAGGATGGGAGTATGTTCATCGAGTTCTTTGACGATACATCCTACTGTTGTTTCCGTAGGTCCGTACTCGTTATAGACTTTTACCTGCGGATTAAGTGATTTGAGTGTACGTACCTGCTCCGTTGTTACCTGCTCTCCCCCTAGAATAGCGGTGTTGATGGCCGTTTCGGTGAGGTTCAGCTGTGCGATCATGTTCACATGCGAGGGAGTGACCTTTATCGCATTTACACCACTGCGGGGATCACAGCATTGTTGCAGTACGGAGGCAATGTCCAGTTGTTGATTATATACTGTGAGTGTCCCTCCGGATGTGAGCGGACAGAATATACTGGTGATAGACAGATCAAAAGAGATGGAGGTAAAGAGCGCAAAGTGAGGCGCTTGGCCATTGTTGAAGTACCCGGCATTAGCCCATTGTATATAATGAGATAGGTTGGCATTGGTCATAGCACAACCTTTAGGCTGCCCTGTAGATCCGGAAGTGTAGATCACATAAGCGAGATTATCGCCGGGAGTATCAGTCCCAACAGCCTTATCCGCTTCCGGAAGTCCGTCCAGCTGGGCATCAACCGCAAATACGGGTCCCTGATAATAATCAATATCAAATATATAATCTGTCTGAGTGATCAGCAGCACGGTGGCTGCATCCTGAATGATATACTGTTTGCGTGCTGGTGGGTATACCGGATCTACCGGAACAAAAGCAGCACCAGCTTTTAAAACCGCCAGCATGGCAATGATGGTCTTTTCGGAGCGGTCCATCATGAGCGCTATGCGTTGGTCCGGCAGGATATTGTACTGTGTTTTGATATAAGATGCCAGCCGGTCAGAAGCCTCGTCCAGCTGGAGATAGGAGAGAACAGTGTTTTCAAATATTACAGCCGTGGCCTGCGGGTGTTGTGTTACCTGTTTTCTGAATAACGTTAAAACAGGAATATAACCATCGTAGAGTGCGGGAGTAGTATTAAAATCTTTTAGCAACAACTGTTGTTCTGCTTCCGGAATATAGGAAAGCTGACCGATAACCTTGTCAGGTGTGCTGATACCCGCTGCCATCAATTCTTCCAGCTGGGTAAACATGCGATGGACAGTCGCTTCTTCAAACAAATCAGTATTATATTCCAACAACAGGTCTAGTCCTTCTGCTGAATCTATAAAAATAAAGGTGAGATCAAACTTACTGACTGCTGGGGCTCCCGTATCATAAGTGCTAATCCTGAGCCCCTGGAGGGTTTTAGCCGTGGTTAATGCCCGATGTTTATTATCATGATAATCTACCAGGACGTCAAACAGCGGGCTGCGGCTCATGTCCCGCTGCAGTGCCAGATCATCCAGCAATTGATCAAAAGGATAGGACTGATGCCGGTATGCCTGTAGGGTTGTTTGTTTTGCGTGTTGCAGGAGTGCTGCAAAAGAAGTGTTTTCACCCAGTTGCATGCGCAGTGCGAGCGTATTCAGGAAAAAGCCGATTTGTCGTTCCAGGTCAGCATGTTCCCTGCCTGCAATCGGGCTACCGATAATAATATCCTCCTGGTTGCTGTTGCGATGTAGTAAGGCTGTAACACCTGCCAGTAATCCCATGAACAAGGTAGCATCCTGCTGGCGGCAGAGCGCATGCAGACCGGCAGCTACCTGCGGGCGGACTGTTTTTCGGATGCTGTTGCCATTATACGTCTTCAGTGCAGGTCTTTGTTTGTCAACCGCTAACTCCAGCACAGGCAGCGGACCTTGCAGCTGCTTTAACCAGTATTGTTTATGCTGTTGTAAGGCCTGTTCACCCAGCTGCTGTTGTTGCCAGCAGGCATAGTCTTTATATTGAATAGTCAACGGTTGTAGCTCCGGCTGCTGGCCGGCTGCATAACTGTTGTAGAACAATAACAGTTCCTGTATCAGAATATCCATCGACCAGCCATCGCTACAGATATGATGCATGACATAGGTAAACACCCAATGGTCATCTGCAATCTGATAGATGGCTGCATGCAATAGCGGGCCTTGGGTAAGATTAAAAAACCGCTCGAAATCCTTTTGTATATGTTGTTGTAATAAGTCCTGTTGCTGTGGTGCATTCCGCAGATCTGTATAAGAAGGGCTGAAAGCAGCTACCGCTTTTTCTGCGGGCAGAATCACCTGTCCCGGCTCACCTTCTTCATCTTGAAGAAATATTGTCCGCAGGCTTTCATGACGAGTGATGAGGTTTTTAAAAGCAAAGGAGAGTGCTTCCATTTCAAAGGTGCCTTTAAAGGAATAGGCCGCCGGCATATTATAAGCCCTGCTGACATCCTGTAACTGGCCCAATACCCAGAGTCTGCGCTGCGCTGAAGAAAGGGGGTAGAACGCCTGCGGCTGTGCAACCGGAATCCTTGCACCAGACATGTCTGCAGCTGTGGTGGGTGCATTGTCCAGCAGTATCTGCAGGAGGTCCTGTTTTCTTCGTTTTATTTCTGCAATCAGTTCAGGGTCTACAGCAGCATTACTGGCAAATACTTTCAGCTCACCGTCTATGATCTCCAGAAAAATATTGTTGTCCTTTATTTTATCCAGGAAGTCTCTCATATCTCAATTTGTATTAACTGTTCTCTGTTTTGTGATTGTTTGTTTTGATGATGCAACAGCAGAATCTGTTCTGCCACGCCTTCAATTGTTGGTCTCCGGAATATTCCCTGGATATTGAGTTGTACCTGGAAATCTGCGTTGATCCTGGATATGAGCCGCATGGCTTTGAGGCTATGGCCGCCGAGATCAAAGAAGTTATCCTGAACGCTTATCTTTTCTTTCCCCAGCATTTCCTGCCAGATGTATTGTAACTGTTGTTCCGTATCGTTGCGTGGCGCTACATATTCCGTGGTACTTCCCGAATGGCCCGCTGTAGGAGGTGGCAGTTGTTTTTTGTCGATTTTACCATTAGCATTTAACGGCAGTGCAGGCAGTTGTATGTAATGCGCCGGTAACATATAAGCCGGAAGGCTGGCCGACAGATGAGAACGGAGCTCGGCCGGCTGCAACTCCTGGGCGCTGACGATATAGGCTGCCAGCTCTTTTTCACCATCCGGGGTGGTGGTGGCAATAACGACTGCATCGGTAATATCAGGGTGTTGTTGCAGGCAGTCGGTTATCTCACCGGGTTCTATACGGTAACCTCTGATTTTTACCTGTTCATCTTTGCGGCCCAGATATACGATGTTGCCGTCAGCAGTCCATCTGCCGAGGTCTCCCGTTTTATACAGGCGTGTGCCTGGTTTGAAGGGATTAGGAATGAATTTTTCGGCTGTCAGGGTCGGGTTATTCAGATATCCCATGGCCAACCCGTCTCCGCTCAGGCAGATCTCTCCGGTGATACCCAGTGGTAACAACTGTTGCCCTTCTCCCAGGATATATGCCTGTGTATTGGCGATAGGTTTCCCGATAAGTACGGGGGCTCCGGTATGTAGTCTGTAAAAAGTACTGTAGGTGGTGTCTTCCGAAGGACCATAGAGATTTCGTACTTCCATACGCGTTGTATCCAGTAGCTCCAGAAACTGCGGTGGTACCGGCTCTCCGGCCATATTTAATGCAGTGACAGAGCTGAGGTCCACCTGGTCGTTCAGTAAGGTAGCTACAACACTGGGTACAGTGTTTAATAATACCTGGCTGGCAGCGGGTAAATATTGCGGAAGATCCAGTGCACTATCCAGTACCCGGATTTTTTTACCGGTAGATAATGGAAAGAAGAGTTCGAAAATAGAAAGATCAAAACATACGGATGTAGCACTGAACAGTGTTTCAAAGACTGTGTCGCTAAATTCCTGCTGACACCATTTGATGAAAGCGAATGCATTACGGTGTGTGATCATTACGCCTTTAGGCCTTCCGGTAGAACCGGAAGTATAGATCACATATGCCATATGATCCTGCTGTGGATGATCGACAGGATTGTTGTGAGAATATTGTTGTTGTACACTACAGAATGTATCCAGCAGCTGCTCATCTACTACTACCGCACATTGCGAATCTGCCAGCATATAATCCTTACGCTCTTGCGGATACACCGGGTCTATAGGTACATAAGCAGCACCTGTTTTGAGGACGGCCAGTATGCTGATGACGAGCCACTGGCTGCGGGGCATACAAATAGCCACCAGGTGTCCAGGCTGTATCTGATGTTGTTCCTGTAAGAACGCAGCGAGCTGATTGGCCTGCTCATTCAGTTGCCGATAGGATAAAGCATGTTGTTGGTATAACAGGGCTGTGGCCTGTGGTGTAGCAACAGCCTGTGTTTCGAACAGGCTCAGTATAGTCTGGCCGGATGGAATGTTGAGCTGGTTATCATTAAAAGTAACCAGCTGTTGTTGCAGCTCGGCCTGTCCAAGATATTGTACTGTATTAACAGGCTGGGATGGAATAGCGCTAACGCTTTCCAGTAGCTGTGCCAGATGGTCTGCCAGTCTGTTTACAGTTTCTTTTTTATAAAGGTCTGTGTTGTACGACAGATGCAGTGTCAGGCCTCCGTCGACCTCTGTAAATTCAAACAGCAGATCAAACTTACTGGCTTCATTGGCTGCCTGTTGGTATTTAGTGATATTAAAGGAACCGGGTCCCTGAATATTTGATTCGAGATTAAAATCATTGTTCTGCAGAATGATCATCACGTCAAACAATGCACTGCGGCTCAGATCCCGTTGAAGTGGCAGCTCATCGATCAGTTGATCAAAGGGGTAGGCCTGATGCTGATATGCATCCATGGTCACTTTCCGGGCATGTTGCAACAGACCGCTGAAAGTAATGTCTTTATCAAACTGCATGCGAAGCGCCAGGGTATTGAGATAGAAACCTATCTGTCCTTCCAGGTCGGAATGTTGCCTGCCGGCAATAGGAGTGCCGATAATGATATCCCGCTGATTGCTGTACTGGTACAACAATGCATTGACACCCGCCAGCAATCCCATAAATAAAGTGATGTCCTGTGTCAGGCAGTTTGTTTTGAAGGCATGGAGCAGGGCGGCCGGAATATGTTTGCTGACAGTGCTGCCGTTGTACGTTTTTAGTGCTGGTCTTGGAAAGTCCGGCTGTATCTCCAGCACGGGAACAGGCCCCTGCAGCTGTTGCAGCCAGTATTGACGGTGCTCCTGTAATATGTCACTGCTGAGCTGCTGTTGTTGCCAGCAGGCATAGTCCTTATACTGGACAGGCAACGGTTTTAAATCGGCGGCCGTTTCTGTGATATAGGCGTTGTAAAAAGAGAATAATTCTCTGATAAGAATACCCATTGACCAGCCATCACTACAGATATGATGCATCACATAGGTGAGTATCCACCGGTTATCTGCCAGCTGATATAAACCGGCCCGCAGCAAAGGTCCGCGGCCGAGATCGAAAGGCTGCTGGAAATCCTGTAGGATGTATGGATCTGCTGCTGATGGTGTATGCCGGAGATCATGATAGCTGATTTGGAAAGCGGCATTGTCAGCAGGTTGTATCTGTTGCCTGGGCTCACCTTGAGCGTCCTGTATAAAAATAGTCCGCAGACTTTCATGGCGTGTGATCAGACTATTGAAGGAAAAGTCAAGTGCAGCTTTGTCTACCTGTCCTTCCAGCATATAGGCCCCTGGCATGTTATAGGCCACGCTGCTTTCGGGGAACTGGCTCAATACCCACAATCTGCGCTGTGCAGAAGAGAGGGGATAATTTTGTGCGGGGGCAGCAGGTGTAATCGCCACAAAGGATGTTTTCTGCGCCTGTGCTATCAATGCTGCCTGGTCTTCCAGTACGGCTACTTCAAAAAGATCTTTCAGATCAATTCTTACCTCAAACACTTTATGCAGGCGGGTAGCCAGATGTGTGGCCTTCAGGCTATGTCCCCCGAGATCAAAGAAGTTATCCTTAACGCTGATGTGTTCTTTTTTAAGAATGTCTGCCCATATGGCTTGCAGCTGCTGTTCTGTTTCATTGCGGGGTGCGATATAGGGCACGCCATTTTGAGTGCTGTCTGCTGCTGGAAGCGGTAGTCGTTTTTTATCTACCTTGCCGT is part of the Chitinophaga flava genome and encodes:
- a CDS encoding non-ribosomal peptide synthetase is translated as MRDFLDKIKDNNIFLEIIDGELKVFASNAAVDPELIAEIKRRKQDLLQILLDNAPTTAADMSGARIPVAQPQAFYPLSSAQRRLWVLGQLQDVSRAYNMPAAYSFKGTFEMEALSFAFKNLITRHESLRTIFLQDEEGEPGQVILPAEKAVAAFSPSYTDLRNAPQQQDLLQQHIQKDFERFFNLTQGPLLHAAIYQIADDHWVFTYVMHHICSDGWSMDILIQELLLFYNSYAAGQQPELQPLTIQYKDYACWQQQQLGEQALQQHKQYWLKQLQGPLPVLELAVDKQRPALKTYNGNSIRKTVRPQVAAGLHALCRQQDATLFMGLLAGVTALLHRNSNQEDIIIGSPIAGREHADLERQIGFFLNTLALRMQLGENTSFAALLQHAKQTTLQAYRHQSYPFDQLLDDLALQRDMSRSPLFDVLVDYHDNKHRALTTAKTLQGLRISTYDTGAPAVSKFDLTFIFIDSAEGLDLLLEYNTDLFEEATVHRMFTQLEELMAAGISTPDKVIGQLSYIPEAEQQLLLKDFNTTPALYDGYIPVLTLFRKQVTQHPQATAVIFENTVLSYLQLDEASDRLASYIKTQYNILPDQRIALMMDRSEKTIIAMLAVLKAGAAFVPVDPVYPPARKQYIIQDAATVLLITQTDYIFDIDYYQGPVFAVDAQLDGLPEADKAVGTDTPGDNLAYVIYTSGSTGQPKGCAMTNANLSHYIQWANAGYFNNGQAPHFALFTSISFDLSITSIFCPLTSGGTLTVYNQQLDIASVLQQCCDPRSGVNAIKVTPSHVNMIAQLNLTETAINTAILGGEQVTTEQVRTLKSLNPQVKVYNEYGPTETTVGCIVKELDEHTPILIGKPIYGIEIFILSPQGQLCPVGIPGEICISGAGLARQYLNNPPLTAQKFIPNPFRPGQRMYKTGDLGRWLPDGQIQFIGRKDEQVKIRGYRIEPGEIENVLLTYPNISEVVVIAVNNKEGDKELAAYFTSQRTLSTADIQSFLATQLPAYMHPGYFIQLETLPLTHNGKVDKSGLPSPTEQTSGRAVYVAPANETEQQLVSIWQEVLGKEKISMLDSFFDLGGHSLSAIRLANQLQRTFKIKVDLKDIFARTTLQQQAMFVAAANSISFNNITPAAPQADYPLSSSQHRLWVLSQFPESSVAYHMPGVFLFEGSLRIDALNTAFNNLIARHESLRTVFVQNEQGEPRQLVLSVEKASTFAVSILDLRAMPQLVDQHVQQNLRQPFDLKNGPLLRAALYQLADDKWVFTYLMHHICSDGWSMDILIKELLQFYNSAITGQQMELQPLAIQYKDYACWQQQQLSGETQEQHRQYWLQQLQAPLPVLELPLDKPRPALKTYNGNSIIKPVAPKVAAALQSLCLEQSSTLFMGLLAGVTALLHRNSNQEDIIIGSPVAGREHADLTEQIGFYLNTLALRIQLNENTSFAELLQQAKQVTTTAYQHQAFPFDQLPDALNLQRDLSRSPLFDVLIDYHYNKEKTNVQQQLSGLTISKYQADAPAVSKFDLTFIFMESAEGLDLLMEYNTDLFEEATIHRMFTQLEELMIAGISMPDKAIAQLSYIPKAEQQQLLKAFNTTPALYEGLTDVLTLFRKQVKQHPQATAVIFENTALSYLQLEKASDRLAFYIKTQHNIQPDQRVALMMDRSEKTIIAMLAVLKTGAAFVPVDPVYPPARKQYIIQDAAAVLLITQTDYIFDIDYYQGPVFAVDAQLDGLPEADKIVWTDIPGDNLAYVIYTSGSTGQPKGCAMTHANLSHYIQWANAYYFHNSKAPHFALFTSISFDLSITSIFSPLTSGGRITVYNQQLDVATVLQQCCNPRSGVNAIKVTPSHVNMIAQLNLAKTAIHTAILGGEQVTAEQVRTLKLLNPQVKVYNEYGPTETTVGCIVKELDEHTPVLIGKPIYGIEIFILSPQGQLCPIGIPGEICISGAGLARQYLNNPQLTARKFVPNPFRPGQRMYKTGDIGRWLPDGQIQFIGRKDEQVKIRGYRIEPGEIENVLLTYPGLSSAVVIPINNKDGDKELAAYLVSDQQLSTTELQSFLTAQLPAYMHPGYLIQLETLPLTHNGKVDKSKLPAPTSALGLETAYVAPANETEQQFVDIWQEILGKENIGTAHSFFLLGGDSIKILRMLAAVKKVTQLDISVADVYQHNTIAELLAHVQSGAPQRTQQQAERLQKETAVKAAIQTLKDTVLQQIEDVDNIEDIYPMSDIEKGMVFESVLHKQQGMYHDQMVHQRSFPDFNPQRFQQALQLLADKHAILRTAFNITDFDKELQIVYKKIEAGLHYEDLTHLNKQTQESAIRDFLADQMQLPFDTTVAPLWRMAAFNLGNSDILFVFQCHHAIIDGWSDALFMTELNNLYLQLATNPGFTPEKLNISYKDFIIQHEIDKADDNIKTFWKQDLSDAVRLDIFTTEKKLQVLHYPLEKALMQKLKQAATTLQVSEKAIAFSAYLYLLKVLNFDQQVLTGLVTNMRPNLPNSDQLLGCFLNTIPFYLTVDEQQTGVELALRVHEKMVLLKDKERLSMFEIGRLHNKEQAGNPFFDVLFDYVDFHVFDEVQEQERAAAISSLGITGGIDLTNTYLDFMINRTKGHDILSLRLTHELKAGMRPSDLVEIFTGILEHITTTPSLPLHKINYISETQQQQLLQAFNTVPALYSGYTSVLDLFAEQVKQHADAAAVVFENTSLSYRQLDDMSNKLASHLHTQYSIQPDQRIALMMDRSEKTIIAMLAVLKAGAAFVPVDPVYPPARKQFIIQDADTALLITQTDYIFDIGFYQGPVFAIDAELEVITNNHHLPAKHEGQLQQSPQWLAYVIYTSGSTGQPKGCAMTAANLSHYIRWANAYYFGADGAPHFALFTSISFDLTITSIFCPLTSGGTLTVYNQQLDMATVLQQCCDPHSGVNAIKVTPSHVNMIAQLGLTTTAISKAILGGEQVTTEQVRVLRSLNPQMKVYNEYGPTETTVGCIVKELDEHTPILIGKPISETEIFILSSQGQLCPIGAPGEICIGGAGLARQYLNNPQLTAQKFVMNPFRPGQRMYRTGDLGRWLPDGQIQFIGRKDEQVKIRGYRIEPGEIENVLLACPGVDAAIVLPWANQAAEKDLVAYLLGEQALSIADIKSFLTTQLPAYMHPGYFVQLETLPLTHNGKVDKTRLPSPAEQASGGAVYVAPTNDIEQQLVDIWQEVLEKERIGIKDNFFDLGGHSLSVVRILSKIRNKYNADLKMDILFSNPTIEFIALEIARHQWATTGNTHSGLNEKLTVTI